The Acropora palmata chromosome 10, jaAcrPala1.3, whole genome shotgun sequence genome contains a region encoding:
- the LOC141894864 gene encoding lysosome membrane protein 2-like yields MDVREKRARKGCCVAGWKTIAFLCTLGILLIVTAVTLYETKVLDRYIQRKINEKLVLGPDSEGYAQWLNPTVPIHMQYFIFDVVNPEEVLQGKKPYVFQRGPFSYREHRHKRNVTWNTSCASVTYNQEMYFVFDPSASCSSCDPHVFEVTTINIPLVTLAEAARNFPFFVKEFIGVVIFEHYKEKIFMKRKVHDLLWGYKDPLFAEYAKLRSGVPESLRKHLPDIPPIVALQKNNTYDGVTSVHTGAKNIKQLVEWIDWKGQSILTVWNSTYANMINGTDGSEFSPDTSPDDTLYVFVTMLCRSLYLTHSANSRLWGIDALQFTVPKEEFLNGTTNPDNEGFCIERCYPSGILDIGVCQPPSPVKIPLFISAPHFYLGDPLLHEEIGGLSPNEEEHGTYLNVEPHTGISIKSSKRLQINVKVEAVRGIVETGGISSLFFPVMYVNESVALDSASVDKLKSEVLSKFVIVHALELGMVILGGLLVLVVIIVFTRRIIFKTMQKKLRLVSVLNGSSEDTPLLWS; encoded by the coding sequence ATGGACGTAAGAGAGAAAAGAGCCAGGAAAGGTTGCTGCGTTGCTGGATGGAAGACTATTGCATTTCTTTGTACGCTTGGAATCTTGCTTATTGTGACCGCAGTAACGCTGTACGAAACAAAAGTATTGGACCGCtacattcaaagaaaaatcaacGAGAAGTTGGTTCTTGGTCCTGACAGCGAAGGCTATGCGCAATGGCTTAATCCCACGGTACCCATCCACATGCAATACTTTATATTCGATGTTGTGAACCCTGAGGAGGTCTTGCAAGGCAAAAAGCCTTATGTTTTTCAAAGAGGCCCTTTCTCATACCGCGAACACCGGCATAAAAGGAATGTAACGTGGAACACTAGTTGTGCTTCCGTCACGTACAACCAGGAgatgtattttgttttcgaCCCTTCGGCTTCGTGCTCTTCCTGCGATCCCCACGTTTTTGAGGTGACTACAATCAATATTCCTTTAGTTACCTTGGCCGAGGCAGcgagaaattttcctttttttgtgaaagAGTTTATCGGCGTCGTTATTTTTGAACATTACAAGGAGAAAATcttcatgaaaagaaaagtccATGATTTACTGTGGGGTTACAAGGACCCACTCTTTGCAGAATATGCTAAACTTAGAAGTGGGGTGCCCGAGTCTTTGAGAAAACATCTGCCAGACATCCCACCTATTGTTGCCCTTCAGAAAAATAATACCTATGATGGAGTCACGTCTGTTCATACTGGCGCAAAGAACATTAAACAGCTCGTTGAGTGGATAGACTGGAAAGGACAGTCAATATTGACAGTTTGGAATTCTACTTATGCCAATATGATTAATGGTACTGATGGGTCGGAGTTTTCTCCTGACACAAGCCCAGATGACACTTTGTATGTATTTGTCACTATGCTATGCCGTTCGCTGTACCTAACTCATTCTGCAAATTCCAGATTATGGGGAATTGATGCTCTTCAGTTTACCGTCCCCAAGGAAGAATTTCTAAATGGGACTACAAATCCTGATAATGAAGGGTTTTGCATTGAAAGGTGTTATCCTAGTGGAATACTGGACATTGGCGTGTGCCAGCCACCTTCACCCGTGAAAATACCTCTTTTCATCTCAGCCCCTCATTTCTACTTGGGAGATCCGTTACTTCATGAAGAAATTGGTGGCCTCTCTCCAAACGAAGAGGAACATGGCACGTATTTGAATGTGGAACCACACACTGGCATATCAATCAAGAGCAGCAAACGACTGCAAATCAATGTCAAAGTTGAGGCAGTCAGGGGTATTGTTGAGACTGGTGGAATCAGCTCCCTTTTTTTCCCTGTAATGTATGTTAATGAATCTGTAGCCCTTGACAGCGCATCTGTAGATAAGCTTAAAAGTGAAGTTTTGTCCAAGTTCGTCATTGTTCATGCGCTTGAGCTTGGAATGGTCATTCTTGGAGGACTTCTTGTTTTGGTTGTCATCATTGTTTTCACAAGGCgtattattttcaaaacgatGCAGAAAAAATTGAGGTTGGTATCAGTATTAAATGGTAGCTCAGAAGATACTCCCCTTTTATGGTCATAA